In the genome of Chryseobacterium arthrosphaerae, one region contains:
- the rocD gene encoding ornithine--oxo-acid transaminase translates to MSTAEQTKNSQYFIDLEDKHGAHNYHPLPVVLDRGEGVFVWDVEGKRYYDFLSAYSAVNQGHSHPKIVGALVEQAQKLALTSRAFYNSRLGEYEQKITTLFGFDKVLPMNSGAEAVETAVKLARKWSYEVKGISENAAKIIVCENNFHGRTTTIVSFSNDPDANQNYGPFTPGFIKIPYNDIAALEEVLSREAGNIAAFLVEPIQGEAGVYVPDENFLKNASELCKQYNVLFIADEVQTGIARTGKLIACHHEDVQPDILILGKALSGGMYPVSAVLANDNIMNVIKPGQHGSTFGGNPIACAVAVAALDVVAEEKLSERAEQLGQLFRAEIEKIIEKSDLITKVRGKGLLNAILINDTPESSTAWNLCLQLKENGLLAKPTHGNIIRLAPPLVITEEQLMDCVKIIEKTILEYK, encoded by the coding sequence ATGTCAACAGCAGAACAAACAAAAAACTCACAGTACTTTATTGACCTTGAAGACAAACATGGAGCGCATAACTACCACCCTCTTCCAGTAGTTCTGGATCGCGGAGAAGGTGTTTTCGTTTGGGATGTAGAGGGCAAAAGGTATTATGATTTTCTTTCAGCATATTCTGCTGTGAACCAGGGCCACTCCCACCCTAAAATTGTAGGAGCTTTGGTAGAACAGGCCCAGAAACTGGCTTTAACGTCAAGAGCATTCTACAACTCCAGACTGGGAGAATACGAACAAAAGATCACGACTCTTTTCGGATTTGATAAGGTTCTTCCGATGAACTCCGGAGCTGAAGCAGTGGAAACAGCTGTAAAACTTGCCAGAAAATGGAGCTATGAAGTAAAGGGGATTTCAGAGAACGCTGCAAAAATCATCGTTTGTGAAAACAACTTCCACGGAAGAACAACTACGATCGTATCTTTCTCCAACGATCCGGACGCCAACCAAAACTATGGACCTTTTACTCCCGGATTTATCAAGATTCCTTATAACGATATTGCTGCCCTGGAAGAAGTTCTGAGCAGAGAGGCAGGAAATATTGCCGCTTTCCTGGTAGAACCGATACAGGGGGAAGCCGGTGTATATGTTCCGGATGAAAATTTCCTGAAAAATGCTTCCGAACTGTGTAAACAATACAACGTTCTTTTCATTGCCGATGAAGTACAGACCGGTATTGCCAGAACAGGCAAATTAATCGCCTGTCATCATGAAGACGTGCAGCCGGACATTCTGATCTTAGGAAAAGCACTTTCCGGAGGAATGTATCCAGTATCTGCAGTGCTGGCGAATGACAATATCATGAATGTGATCAAACCGGGACAGCATGGTTCTACATTCGGAGGAAACCCAATTGCCTGTGCAGTGGCAGTAGCTGCCCTGGATGTGGTGGCTGAAGAAAAATTATCTGAAAGAGCGGAACAACTCGGACAGCTGTTCAGAGCTGAAATTGAAAAAATCATTGAAAAATCTGACCTGATTACCAAAGTAAGAGGAAAAGGCCTTTTAAATGCAATCCTGATCAACGATACTCCGGAAAGCTCTACAGCATGGAATCTTTGCCTACAGTTAAAAGAAAACGGATTACTGGCCAAACCGACACACGGTAACATCATCAGACTGGCTCCGCCATTGGTTATTACTGAAGAGCAGCTGATGGACTGTGTAAAAATTATCGAAAAAACAATTCTTGAGTACAAATAG
- a CDS encoding glycosyltransferase family 2 protein: protein MNISGLIITYNEEKNIQEVLECFDFCDEIIIVDSFSTDKTVEIAKQFPHVKVIQNTFEDFTKQRNLALDAAKNDWVLFLDGDERITPALRQEIIAELDKPVQKDAYYFYRKFFFGRKPIHFSGTQSDKNFRLFRKSRARYMEGKKVHETLEVNGSIGILKNKLLHYSVSDYESYKKKMVHYGVLKGKELAAKGKKYSVLVQYLKTAFKFFKAYIMRLGVLDGKEGYQLSYLQSLSVFETYESLKKEQN from the coding sequence ATGAATATAAGTGGTTTGATCATAACATACAATGAAGAAAAAAATATACAGGAAGTCCTTGAATGCTTTGATTTTTGTGATGAAATCATCATAGTAGATTCTTTCAGTACGGACAAAACTGTAGAAATTGCCAAACAATTCCCCCATGTAAAGGTGATTCAGAATACATTTGAAGACTTTACAAAACAAAGAAATTTAGCGCTTGATGCTGCCAAAAACGATTGGGTATTATTTTTGGATGGAGACGAAAGAATTACTCCGGCCCTGAGACAGGAAATTATAGCGGAGCTCGATAAACCCGTACAAAAAGATGCCTATTATTTTTACAGGAAATTCTTTTTTGGCCGGAAACCGATCCACTTTTCGGGAACACAGTCTGATAAAAACTTCAGGCTTTTCCGGAAATCCAGGGCCAGATATATGGAAGGAAAAAAAGTACATGAAACCCTGGAAGTGAACGGAAGCATCGGGATTTTAAAAAATAAATTACTTCATTATTCCGTTTCAGATTATGAGTCATACAAAAAGAAAATGGTTCACTACGGAGTTTTAAAAGGAAAAGAACTGGCTGCAAAAGGGAAAAAGTACAGTGTTTTAGTTCAATATCTTAAAACAGCTTTTAAATTCTTTAAAGCCTATATAATGAGACTTGGTGTTTTAGACGGAAAGGAAGGATATCAGCTGTCTTACCTTCAATCTTTAAGTGTGTTTGAAACATATGAATCATTAAAAAAAGAGCAAAATTAG
- a CDS encoding glycosyltransferase family 4 protein — protein MNSNKRILFFFPENPFSKRAGNVARSYTNLRHLKSLGLNIDLVGVDEFYRGFDDSVESIDKNIIDDFLILKRRPVRDLSSYTYWKYKIIKMFTKQKTENNGYFYTRYFLDTFAGFYQKKKYDYVLINYEFWTDLIRKIDLKGATTIVDTHDWITLNEYYKNKKLNIGEKFNEEIQNLAFYDKVITISNEENFIFKSFLGDKVINIPPSFPENFETEATEKKYDLIFVGSDNPFNVDALNWFIDHVLPLLNKDIRICVIGRICNRIPDHDSIEKFFFVDNLKDYYHKSKIAICPMLGGTGIKIKVVEALSFGIPVVGTDKAVDGFFQKTGNGCQVSDDPQKFADMIMQLNNDPALYEKQKEDAIRFFKNNFTEDKAIELWKSILN, from the coding sequence ATGAACTCAAATAAAAGAATATTATTTTTTTTTCCTGAAAACCCGTTTTCAAAACGAGCGGGCAATGTAGCAAGATCGTATACCAATCTCAGACATTTAAAATCTTTAGGATTGAATATTGACCTGGTAGGCGTTGATGAGTTTTACAGAGGCTTTGATGATTCGGTTGAAAGTATAGACAAAAATATCATTGACGATTTTCTGATCCTGAAAAGAAGACCGGTAAGAGACTTATCAAGCTACACCTACTGGAAATACAAGATCATAAAGATGTTCACGAAGCAAAAAACAGAAAATAACGGCTACTTTTATACCCGGTATTTCCTGGATACATTTGCCGGGTTCTATCAGAAAAAAAAATACGACTATGTCCTGATCAACTATGAATTCTGGACAGATCTTATCAGAAAAATAGATCTGAAGGGTGCAACCACCATTGTTGATACGCATGACTGGATTACCCTCAATGAATATTACAAAAATAAAAAACTCAATATCGGGGAAAAATTTAATGAAGAAATTCAGAATCTTGCATTCTATGACAAGGTGATTACCATATCCAACGAAGAAAATTTTATTTTTAAAAGCTTTTTAGGAGACAAGGTTATCAATATTCCGCCCAGTTTCCCTGAAAACTTTGAAACTGAAGCTACTGAGAAAAAATATGATCTTATTTTCGTAGGTTCAGATAATCCGTTCAATGTGGATGCGCTCAATTGGTTTATAGACCATGTACTGCCACTGCTGAATAAAGACATCAGAATATGTGTGATAGGAAGGATCTGCAATCGTATTCCAGACCATGACAGTATTGAAAAGTTCTTCTTTGTGGATAATCTTAAAGACTATTACCATAAAAGTAAAATAGCCATCTGCCCGATGCTTGGCGGAACCGGTATCAAAATAAAAGTGGTGGAAGCCTTATCTTTCGGTATACCGGTAGTGGGAACCGATAAAGCTGTGGACGGATTCTTTCAGAAAACAGGAAACGGATGCCAGGTAAGTGATGATCCCCAAAAGTTTGCTGATATGATTATGCAGTTAAACAACGATCCTGCTTTGTATGAAAAACAAAAAGAGGATGCCATCCGGTTCTTTAAAAACAATTTCACGGAAGACAAAGCCATTGAGCTTTGGAAATCAATTTTAAATTAA
- a CDS encoding DUF6492 family protein, whose product MAAAPLILFIKTYRPDFERTQILLQSIEKHNKDNIPVIISVNDPDFDFFKERISHYKVIKDSEVIQCDIKDGWRYQQIIKVNVYRLGICENYLCVDADSEFIRDFYYSDFMYDDKTPYTIMHESKSFLETMENIGIDSEKIFFKEALRATRPFFGNKGKEWDYGPSPYLWSCKVWEHLIEVYLKEQNKSFEDFFSDIDAITTPSECVIYGEYLLKTRLIDIYPIEGFFKVYHYEKQYALEKKFYHIDKLKKNYLGVIFQSNWKMKKRKFLLFK is encoded by the coding sequence ATGGCTGCAGCTCCTTTAATTTTATTTATAAAAACCTACAGACCGGATTTTGAAAGAACACAGATTCTTTTGCAATCTATAGAGAAGCATAATAAAGACAATATTCCCGTTATTATTTCTGTAAATGATCCTGATTTTGATTTCTTTAAGGAGAGAATCAGCCATTATAAAGTGATTAAAGATTCGGAAGTAATTCAATGCGATATTAAAGACGGCTGGAGATACCAGCAAATTATAAAAGTAAACGTCTACCGTTTGGGGATCTGTGAAAATTATCTGTGTGTGGATGCAGATTCAGAGTTCATCCGGGATTTTTATTACTCAGACTTTATGTATGATGACAAAACACCTTATACCATCATGCATGAATCCAAATCTTTTCTGGAGACTATGGAAAACATAGGCATAGATTCTGAGAAGATTTTCTTTAAGGAGGCTTTAAGAGCTACCCGTCCTTTTTTCGGAAATAAAGGAAAAGAATGGGATTATGGCCCATCACCCTATCTTTGGAGCTGTAAGGTTTGGGAACATTTAATTGAAGTATATTTAAAGGAGCAAAATAAAAGCTTTGAAGATTTCTTTAGCGATATTGACGCTATAACCACCCCTTCAGAATGTGTGATATACGGAGAATATCTTCTCAAGACAAGATTGATCGATATCTATCCCATAGAAGGATTTTTTAAAGTATATCATTACGAAAAACAATATGCGCTCGAGAAAAAGTTTTATCATATTGACAAACTGAAAAAAAATTATTTAGGAGTGATTTTTCAGAGTAACTGGAAAATGAAAAAGAGAAAATTCTTATTATTCAAATGA
- the gltX gene encoding glutamate--tRNA ligase: MEKVRVRFAPSPTGPLHLGGVRTALYDYLFAKNQGGEFVLRIEDTDTARYVEGAEEYIEEALEWCGIIPDESPKKGGKFAPYRQSERRDIYDRYTEQILKTEYAYMAFDTPEELDAIRAEFEAKGEVFSYDNKTRNRLRNSLALSEEEVQQLLDAKTPYVVRFKMPVDRVLNLEDIIRGKSSVNTNTLDDKVLVKNDGMPTYHFANIIDDHEMEISHVIRGEEWLPSLGLHTLLYEAMGWEAPQFAHLSLILKPDVSALINKDNIDGITKSFTDEFVAKNDQFSFDEAAPIIKSFFSEVKSPRFKSMLGENDKDNPLTAAVKQFLKKGLSGKLSKRDGDKFGFPVFPLDFKDPATGAVSKGYRENGYLPDAFINMVALLGWSPADDKEVLSLEEMAEEFDLHKVHKAGARFSKEKSEWFNHQYIQMKTDEELLEMLKNSGLDLSDVSDEKLLKVIPLMKERATFPKDLYENGKFFFEAPTSYDEKASKKAWNEDTSAILGELSAALESTDFVAETLKQTMHDFAENKGLGMGKVMMPLRLALVGELKGPDVPDILEIIGKEESSARISNAINNFK, translated from the coding sequence ATGGAGAAAGTAAGAGTACGTTTTGCTCCAAGTCCTACGGGACCTTTACATTTGGGAGGCGTAAGAACCGCATTATATGATTACCTTTTTGCAAAAAACCAGGGGGGAGAATTTGTATTGAGAATTGAAGATACAGATACCGCCAGATATGTGGAAGGTGCTGAAGAATATATTGAAGAAGCTTTGGAATGGTGCGGAATCATCCCTGATGAAAGCCCTAAGAAAGGAGGAAAATTTGCCCCTTACAGACAATCTGAAAGAAGAGATATCTATGACAGATATACAGAGCAGATCTTAAAAACAGAGTATGCTTATATGGCATTTGACACTCCGGAAGAACTGGATGCCATCCGTGCAGAATTCGAAGCAAAAGGGGAAGTTTTCTCTTATGACAATAAGACAAGAAACCGCTTAAGAAACAGTCTTGCCCTTTCTGAAGAAGAAGTTCAGCAATTACTGGATGCAAAAACTCCGTATGTTGTAAGATTCAAAATGCCTGTAGACAGAGTATTGAACCTGGAGGACATCATCCGCGGAAAATCATCTGTAAATACCAATACTTTAGATGATAAAGTTCTGGTAAAAAATGACGGAATGCCTACTTACCACTTCGCCAACATCATTGATGACCACGAAATGGAAATCTCCCACGTGATCCGTGGTGAAGAATGGCTGCCATCTTTAGGACTGCACACTTTATTATATGAGGCAATGGGCTGGGAAGCGCCACAGTTTGCCCACCTTTCCTTAATTTTAAAACCTGATGTTTCTGCCTTAATCAATAAAGATAATATTGACGGAATCACAAAATCTTTCACGGATGAATTTGTGGCGAAAAACGATCAATTCTCTTTTGATGAAGCTGCACCGATCATCAAATCATTCTTCTCAGAAGTGAAAAGCCCGAGATTCAAATCAATGCTGGGGGAAAATGATAAAGACAATCCGTTAACTGCTGCTGTAAAACAGTTTTTAAAGAAAGGACTTTCAGGAAAATTAAGCAAAAGAGACGGTGATAAATTCGGATTCCCGGTATTCCCGCTTGATTTCAAAGATCCGGCAACAGGTGCTGTTTCTAAAGGATACAGAGAAAACGGCTATCTTCCTGATGCATTCATCAATATGGTTGCCTTATTAGGCTGGTCTCCTGCAGACGATAAAGAAGTTCTTTCTCTTGAGGAAATGGCTGAAGAATTTGATCTTCATAAAGTACATAAGGCTGGGGCCAGATTCAGCAAGGAAAAATCAGAATGGTTCAACCACCAGTATATTCAGATGAAAACGGATGAAGAACTCCTTGAGATGCTTAAAAATTCAGGTCTTGACTTATCTGACGTTTCGGACGAAAAGCTTTTAAAAGTAATTCCTCTGATGAAAGAAAGAGCAACTTTCCCTAAAGATCTCTATGAAAACGGGAAATTCTTCTTTGAAGCACCTACATCCTATGATGAAAAGGCATCTAAAAAAGCATGGAATGAAGACACATCTGCCATTTTAGGTGAACTGTCCGCAGCCCTTGAATCTACAGACTTTGTTGCTGAAACATTAAAGCAGACCATGCACGATTTCGCAGAAAACAAAGGACTGGGAATGGGTAAAGTAATGATGCCGCTTCGTTTAGCCCTGGTAGGTGAACTGAAAGGACCGGACGTTCCGGACATTCTGGAAATCATTGGAAAAGAGGAAAGTAGCGCCAGAATAAGCAATGCTATAAATAATTTTAAATAG
- a CDS encoding glycosyltransferase family 4 protein encodes MGILKKIKKHFERNERLKHLQTQDIVNIQLYDASQKTILFASRDFPAHDKESGANRLKELILIYRELGYNCILFAPHIFEDNSYVKFYQQHNVIVFVENSRHKNIYDFLSSFKNIDYVWFNGPLALNLFYKKMKSILPDTRFIYDMVDIHFLRFKRAIELEPNRISLKKNYKHFFRLETVVAPQLDYIIAISDKEKEIMAQYADQHKIITVSNIHYPKIDISERKSFNESKGIIFIGSIHEPNIDAVKFLYEKIMPLVWETKPELEVSIIGNVAEKLDIRQFPKFKFLGFVESIEELFMTSKIMVAPLRFGAGVKGKIGQAFEYFFPVVTTDIGAEGMKLTDQKNVLIANDEKSFADAILELDSNEELWNTLSRNSVDSLRAFSPEEVKEKLKRL; translated from the coding sequence ATGGGGATCTTAAAAAAAATAAAAAAACACTTCGAGAGAAACGAAAGACTCAAACATCTTCAGACTCAGGATATCGTCAACATTCAGCTGTATGACGCTTCCCAAAAAACAATTCTTTTTGCCTCAAGAGATTTTCCTGCCCATGATAAAGAGTCCGGTGCCAACAGGCTGAAGGAGCTTATTCTGATCTACAGAGAACTGGGATACAACTGTATTCTTTTTGCCCCCCATATCTTTGAAGACAATTCTTATGTAAAGTTTTATCAGCAGCATAATGTCATTGTTTTTGTTGAAAACAGCAGGCATAAGAATATCTATGATTTTCTGTCTTCGTTTAAAAATATAGATTATGTATGGTTCAACGGTCCGCTTGCCCTGAATCTGTTCTATAAGAAAATGAAAAGCATCCTGCCGGACACCCGTTTTATTTACGATATGGTAGACATTCATTTTTTAAGGTTTAAAAGGGCCATAGAACTTGAACCGAACCGTATTTCATTAAAGAAAAATTATAAACATTTCTTCCGCCTCGAGACGGTTGTTGCCCCGCAGCTGGATTATATCATTGCCATTTCCGACAAAGAAAAAGAAATCATGGCACAGTATGCGGATCAACACAAAATCATTACCGTTTCCAATATCCACTATCCTAAAATAGATATTTCTGAAAGGAAAAGTTTTAATGAAAGCAAAGGAATTATTTTCATCGGCTCTATCCACGAACCGAATATTGATGCAGTAAAGTTTCTTTATGAAAAGATCATGCCTCTTGTGTGGGAAACCAAACCTGAGCTGGAAGTAAGCATCATTGGTAATGTGGCTGAAAAGCTAGATATCAGACAATTTCCGAAATTTAAGTTTTTAGGTTTTGTGGAAAGCATTGAAGAGCTGTTTATGACTTCAAAGATCATGGTAGCTCCGCTCAGATTCGGTGCAGGAGTGAAAGGAAAGATCGGGCAGGCTTTTGAATATTTCTTCCCTGTTGTCACTACAGATATCGGTGCCGAAGGAATGAAACTTACGGATCAAAAAAATGTATTGATAGCCAATGATGAAAAGAGTTTCGCAGACGCTATCCTTGAACTGGACAGTAATGAAGAACTCTGGAACACCTTAAGCCGGAATTCCGTTGACAGTCTGAGAGCATTTTCTCCCGAAGAGGTAAAAGAAAAGCTCAAAAGATTATAA
- a CDS encoding glycosyltransferase family protein, giving the protein MKICIISYDFWDYDKYIVETLCKRGIDAHHIKISSVTHSNFNERAVNALSKTFLNKNLKTEKRQKYVLDSLEQLGHQDQILVLNPDTFDLSTLQKIREYTDRLITYLYDNLERVPVEDKLYLFDKIFSFDRMDVEQHGFEKITNYIYLPHTPEETQHPEMDLFYITSYDNRRVSMIKLLAKKLIDQGLKFQIMVIGKKSWKHQLTNIFIKVPKNLFLIFSIKKIPHNDLPKYYKNSKVLLDLMREGQYGLSFRVFEAMALEKKIITDNEAISTYDFYNPNNILILNENISNLDKSFFEKPYEKIPDEIYNRYTLDSWVNKVFELDTKN; this is encoded by the coding sequence ATGAAGATTTGTATCATTAGTTATGATTTTTGGGATTATGATAAGTATATTGTTGAAACATTATGCAAACGGGGTATTGATGCGCACCATATAAAAATCAGCTCCGTTACTCACTCCAACTTCAACGAAAGGGCAGTCAATGCTTTAAGCAAAACTTTTTTAAATAAAAACCTTAAAACAGAAAAGAGACAGAAGTATGTTCTTGACTCTTTGGAACAGCTTGGCCATCAGGACCAGATATTGGTTCTGAATCCTGATACCTTTGATCTTTCTACCCTTCAAAAGATCCGGGAATATACAGACAGGCTGATTACGTATCTTTATGACAATCTTGAAAGGGTTCCTGTAGAGGATAAACTTTATCTTTTTGATAAAATCTTCTCTTTTGACAGGATGGATGTGGAGCAGCACGGTTTTGAAAAAATCACCAACTACATCTACCTTCCCCATACCCCGGAAGAAACCCAGCATCCGGAAATGGATCTCTTCTACATCACTTCTTATGACAACCGAAGAGTTTCTATGATCAAATTACTGGCTAAAAAACTGATCGATCAGGGGCTGAAGTTCCAGATCATGGTGATCGGAAAAAAATCATGGAAGCACCAGCTTACCAATATTTTCATTAAAGTTCCTAAAAATCTTTTCCTGATCTTCAGTATCAAAAAGATTCCTCATAACGATCTTCCCAAATATTATAAAAACTCAAAGGTTCTTCTGGACCTGATGCGTGAAGGACAATACGGACTCAGCTTCAGAGTGTTTGAAGCCATGGCCCTTGAAAAGAAAATCATTACCGATAATGAAGCCATTAGCACCTATGATTTTTACAATCCCAATAATATTTTGATTTTAAATGAAAATATTAGTAATCTTGACAAATCTTTCTTTGAAAAACCTTACGAAAAAATTCCGGATGAAATCTACAACCGATATACGCTGGACAGTTGGGTGAACAAAGTCTTTGAGCTGGACACTAAAAACTAA
- a CDS encoding glycosyltransferase family 2 protein: MKISIVTAYYNRKKLFENTLSSIVSQSPDPSMELEVIAVDDGSDEEERLEDLTEQYPFLKVIRLEKADKWYFNSCIPFNIGFREAKGDIVILQNPECLHYGDVLKYTQKHINDSNYISFSCFSLGIESTDNLHTLLESPEKLQKLMADNNVGYIGDGLDCWYNHSVTNPKGYHFCAAITKKNLYDLGGFDERFARGIAFDDNEFLHRVKLKGLQIEIIDQPIVLHQNHYQKISYTTDKNLLDDETYQKRLKLAEKNRILFELVTKSDKPWRANYFHENEEHKVKRNFIEKIKYKIKKRL; the protein is encoded by the coding sequence ATGAAAATATCAATAGTAACAGCCTATTACAACCGGAAAAAATTATTTGAAAATACCCTTTCAAGTATTGTAAGCCAATCTCCGGACCCATCAATGGAACTGGAAGTTATTGCTGTGGATGATGGCAGTGATGAAGAGGAAAGGCTGGAAGACCTCACGGAACAATATCCTTTCCTGAAGGTCATCAGGCTAGAAAAAGCGGATAAATGGTATTTCAACTCATGTATTCCGTTTAATATCGGCTTCAGAGAGGCTAAGGGCGACATTGTGATCTTACAGAATCCTGAATGCCTTCATTATGGTGATGTATTAAAATATACCCAAAAACATATCAATGACAGTAATTATATAAGCTTCTCCTGTTTTTCGCTTGGAATAGAAAGTACGGATAATCTGCATACCCTATTGGAAAGCCCTGAAAAACTTCAGAAATTAATGGCGGACAATAATGTAGGATATATCGGAGATGGCCTTGACTGCTGGTACAATCATTCTGTGACCAATCCCAAAGGCTATCATTTTTGTGCAGCAATTACAAAGAAAAACTTATATGATTTAGGAGGTTTTGACGAAAGGTTTGCAAGAGGAATTGCTTTTGATGACAATGAATTTCTACACAGGGTCAAATTAAAAGGTTTACAGATAGAGATTATTGATCAGCCTATCGTACTTCATCAGAACCATTATCAAAAAATATCGTATACTACAGATAAAAATCTGCTGGATGACGAAACCTACCAGAAAAGACTTAAGCTGGCTGAAAAAAACAGAATTTTATTTGAGCTGGTTACCAAGTCGGATAAACCATGGAGGGCCAATTATTTTCACGAAAATGAAGAGCATAAAGTGAAAAGGAACTTCATTGAAAAAATAAAGTACAAAATAAAAAAACGTCTCTGA
- a CDS encoding glycosyltransferase, whose protein sequence is MVYIFTEEKLKTLQVMQLSVNYHGFFNGNFGISEATRLNALALEAIGIRVNRINYSSETFERIEDTASENDASINIFHININFISDFFSKNQDLKLNDYYNIIYWAWEFPEVSDKVIKILGVFDELWVPSDFCVNIFTQYTGIPVIRFSHPIQKLAESKDFDPAQYGISGNQKIYLTIFDSLSTTIRKNPEATLEAFTSVFKDSKDSVLIVKTHNLERSKDAQKALESYTSIPNVIIINEHFSKEKLHSLIQQSDVLISLHGSEGFGLTMAEAMAYGKIVVGTGYSGNLDFMNVNNSFLVQYDFIKTSNTKGLIDEGLTLAKPRLTDAIEKLQYIKDHFESLNNIRESARLQIENNFSIGFIGNLFKIRLGFIESSYLKTEENKTSGNANDVFYLSEIEKLNKRVNYLERTLYNKIRKKINLFFKKIKNK, encoded by the coding sequence ATGGTTTATATTTTTACAGAAGAAAAATTAAAAACATTACAGGTTATGCAGTTGAGTGTGAATTATCATGGCTTTTTTAACGGCAACTTTGGAATTTCCGAAGCAACCCGGCTGAATGCTTTAGCCCTGGAAGCGATCGGTATCAGAGTTAACCGGATTAATTATTCCAGTGAAACCTTTGAGAGAATTGAAGATACTGCTTCAGAAAACGACGCTTCAATTAATATTTTCCATATCAATATTAATTTCATCAGTGATTTTTTCTCCAAAAACCAGGATCTGAAACTGAATGACTATTACAATATTATATACTGGGCCTGGGAATTTCCGGAGGTTTCAGACAAGGTCATCAAGATTTTAGGGGTTTTTGATGAGCTTTGGGTTCCGAGTGATTTCTGCGTCAATATTTTCACACAATATACCGGAATTCCTGTTATCAGGTTCTCACATCCTATTCAGAAACTGGCAGAGTCAAAAGATTTTGACCCGGCTCAATACGGTATTTCCGGCAATCAGAAAATTTATCTCACTATTTTTGATTCACTGAGTACCACCATCAGGAAAAATCCCGAAGCCACCCTTGAAGCCTTTACATCGGTCTTTAAAGACAGCAAAGACAGCGTTTTAATTGTTAAAACCCATAATCTTGAAAGAAGTAAGGATGCCCAAAAAGCATTGGAAAGCTATACCAGCATTCCGAATGTCATCATCATCAATGAGCATTTTTCAAAAGAAAAATTACATTCTTTAATTCAGCAGTCCGATGTTTTGATTTCACTTCATGGCTCAGAAGGTTTTGGCCTGACGATGGCGGAAGCTATGGCCTATGGAAAAATTGTGGTAGGAACAGGATACTCCGGTAATCTTGATTTTATGAATGTGAACAACAGTTTTCTTGTTCAATATGACTTCATAAAAACATCCAACACAAAAGGGCTGATTGACGAAGGGCTTACCCTGGCCAAACCAAGACTGACAGATGCGATTGAGAAACTGCAGTACATCAAGGATCATTTTGAATCCCTGAACAATATCAGAGAGAGTGCCAGACTTCAGATCGAAAATAATTTCTCCATTGGGTTTATTGGGAATTTATTTAAAATCAGATTAGGCTTTATTGAGAGTTCATATCTGAAAACAGAAGAGAATAAGACCTCCGGTAATGCCAACGATGTCTTTTATCTGAGTGAAATTGAAAAATTAAATAAGAGGGTCAACTATCTTGAACGCACCTTGTATAATAAGATCAGGAAAAAGATCAACCTGTTCTTTAAAAAGATAAAAAACAAATAG